A single window of Irregularibacter muris DNA harbors:
- the glgB gene encoding 1,4-alpha-glucan branching protein GlgB, whose amino-acid sequence MTNQRVIAYIPPSQGEISLFNQGKHFTSYNFLGAHRVKYLDREGINFTLWAPNAKEVRIIGDFNAWQGKGFEMQNVQSSGIWTIFISELKEEDLYKYELITQQGEIKRKADPYGFYSEVRPNTASKIFSLNSYPWQDGEYMKNKQPPYDQPLNIYELHLGSWKRKDKGEFITYREAAEEVIPYVVQMGYTHIELLPLMEHPFDGSWGYQITGYFSVTSRYGHPNDFKYFVEQCHLQGIGVILDWVPGHFCKDEHGLYQLDGSPLYEHHDLGLSQNHQWGTAVFDFEKPQVRSFLISNAVFWFERYHIDGLRVDAVSYMLYLDQGREGKNLAAIDFLKTLNKVIFHHYPEALMIAEDSSAWPLVTAPVHFGGLGFNYKWNMGWMNDILKYMQKRPESRKEYHQLITFSITYTFSENFLLPLSHDEVVHGKKSLLDKMPGDYWQKFAGLRLLYSYMYAHPGKKLLFMGGEFGQFIEWDHDKELDWFLLDYDMHKKMQSFVKTLNHFYKAEKTLYQWDHKAEGFQWINHQDHEQSVFSFIRRNKEGDFLLGIFNFTPTPYRQYKMGIPERGIYKEVLNSDDEKFGGSHWINKGEIKSIEGEWHNCPHYIELSIPPLGAIYMKKHKFLDKDSNYEGVIYNEKTKKRNCSDAISRGTGN is encoded by the coding sequence ATGACAAACCAAAGAGTAATAGCCTATATTCCACCCTCACAAGGGGAGATAAGCCTTTTTAATCAGGGAAAACATTTTACAAGCTATAATTTTTTAGGCGCTCATCGGGTCAAATATCTAGATAGAGAAGGGATAAATTTTACCCTATGGGCGCCTAATGCCAAAGAGGTAAGGATAATTGGAGATTTCAATGCTTGGCAAGGGAAAGGATTTGAAATGCAGAATGTTCAATCTTCTGGGATATGGACGATATTCATTTCAGAGCTTAAAGAAGAGGATTTATACAAATATGAATTGATAACCCAACAGGGAGAGATAAAAAGAAAGGCTGATCCCTATGGCTTTTATAGCGAAGTAAGGCCGAATACTGCTTCTAAAATATTTTCTCTAAATTCCTATCCTTGGCAGGATGGGGAATATATGAAAAACAAGCAACCGCCTTATGACCAACCTTTAAATATCTATGAATTGCATTTAGGCTCTTGGAAAAGGAAGGATAAGGGAGAGTTTATCACCTATAGGGAAGCTGCAGAGGAAGTCATTCCCTATGTGGTACAAATGGGTTATACCCATATTGAATTATTACCCCTTATGGAACATCCCTTTGATGGGTCCTGGGGCTATCAAATTACGGGGTACTTTTCGGTGACAAGCAGATATGGCCATCCCAATGATTTTAAATATTTTGTAGAGCAATGTCATCTGCAGGGCATAGGAGTAATCTTAGACTGGGTGCCAGGACATTTTTGCAAGGATGAGCACGGATTGTACCAATTGGATGGAAGCCCTCTATATGAACACCATGATCTAGGACTTTCTCAAAATCATCAATGGGGAACAGCTGTTTTTGATTTTGAAAAACCCCAAGTGCGGAGTTTTTTAATATCAAATGCTGTATTTTGGTTTGAAAGATATCATATTGATGGTCTTAGAGTGGATGCGGTATCCTATATGCTCTATCTAGACCAAGGGAGGGAAGGGAAAAATTTAGCGGCTATTGATTTTTTAAAAACCCTAAATAAAGTTATTTTCCATCATTATCCCGAGGCTTTAATGATTGCAGAGGATTCAAGTGCCTGGCCTTTGGTCACAGCCCCTGTTCATTTTGGGGGATTGGGCTTTAATTATAAGTGGAATATGGGTTGGATGAACGATATTTTAAAGTATATGCAAAAGCGGCCTGAAAGTCGCAAAGAATATCATCAATTGATTACTTTTTCCATCACCTACACTTTTTCAGAAAACTTTCTCCTTCCTCTATCTCATGATGAGGTAGTCCATGGGAAAAAATCTCTTTTGGACAAAATGCCCGGGGACTATTGGCAAAAGTTTGCCGGTCTTCGTTTGTTGTATTCCTATATGTATGCCCACCCAGGCAAAAAACTTTTATTTATGGGGGGAGAATTTGGGCAATTTATCGAGTGGGATCATGATAAAGAATTAGATTGGTTTTTATTAGACTATGACATGCATAAAAAAATGCAATCTTTTGTCAAGACCCTAAACCATTTTTATAAAGCAGAAAAAACATTGTATCAATGGGACCATAAAGCAGAAGGCTTTCAATGGATAAACCACCAAGATCATGAACAAAGCGTATTTTCTTTTATTCGTAGGAATAAGGAGGGGGATTTTCTTTTGGGCATATTTAACTTTACGCCCACTCCTTATAGGCAATATAAGATGGGAATTCCTGAGAGGGGAATATACAAAGAAGTACTTAATAGTGATGATGAAAAATTTGGAGGTAGCCATTGGATAAACAAAGGAGAGATAAAATCTATTGAAGGAGAGTGGCATAATTGCCCTCACTATATTGAATTAAGTATTCCTCCTCTGGGAGCAATATACATGAAAAAACATAAATTTTTAGACAAGGACAGCAATTACGAAGGAGTGATCTATAATGAGAAAACAAAAAAAAGAAATTGTAGCGATGCTATTAGCAGGGGGACAGGGAACTAG
- the glgA gene encoding glycogen synthase GlgA, with protein MKILYAAAEVVPFVKTGGLADVAFSLPKALKKLGMDIRVILPKYKDIPKKFLDQMSLIKEFEVSLGDNKKYCGIYSLEYQEIPFYFIDNEEYFKREGLYGYWDDGERYSYFSKAIIEFMGQIDFIPDVLHCNDWHTGMVMALLDSYYRKEAPFNKIKKVFTIHNLRYQGIFPKEILRDLLSLGEEYFHLNALEFYGKVNFMKAGIGFSDIITTVSETYAKEIQFSYYGENLDGFLRHHRHQLVGIVNGIDYDIYNPMTDKNIYVPYQTSLKKKQENKISLQKQLGLSPQKHIPLLAMVTRLDSMKGIDLVLHILEELLQLDVQMIVLGTGDKKYEDLLKNLGKKYPEKLSVNTFFSEELAHKIYAGADLFLMPSKFEPCGLSQLIALRYGTLPIVRETGGLKDTVKPYNEYTGEGNGFSFANYNAHDMLHVIKNALNIYQDKEKWAKLVKCALKSDYSWKKSAQKYQELYHTLVKGENFESQ; from the coding sequence ATGAAAATACTATATGCTGCGGCGGAGGTTGTACCCTTTGTCAAAACAGGGGGATTAGCGGATGTAGCTTTTTCCCTACCAAAGGCTTTGAAAAAATTGGGAATGGATATTCGAGTCATTCTTCCTAAATACAAGGATATTCCCAAAAAATTTTTAGATCAAATGTCTCTCATAAAAGAATTTGAAGTATCCCTAGGGGACAATAAAAAATATTGTGGCATTTATTCTTTGGAATATCAAGAAATTCCCTTTTATTTTATAGATAATGAAGAGTATTTCAAGAGAGAGGGTCTTTATGGCTATTGGGATGACGGAGAAAGATACTCCTATTTTTCAAAGGCCATTATAGAATTTATGGGACAAATAGACTTTATTCCCGATGTCCTTCATTGTAACGACTGGCACACAGGAATGGTCATGGCCTTATTGGATAGCTATTATAGAAAAGAGGCTCCCTTCAACAAAATAAAAAAGGTTTTTACCATTCATAATCTTCGCTATCAAGGGATCTTTCCCAAGGAAATTCTCAGGGATCTTTTATCCTTAGGAGAGGAATATTTTCATCTAAATGCTTTAGAATTCTATGGGAAAGTCAACTTTATGAAGGCGGGCATTGGGTTTTCTGATATCATTACCACTGTAAGTGAAACCTATGCTAAGGAAATACAGTTTTCTTATTATGGAGAGAATTTAGATGGATTTTTAAGACATCATCGTCATCAATTAGTGGGCATAGTCAATGGTATTGATTATGATATATATAATCCTATGACCGATAAAAATATCTATGTACCCTATCAAACCTCTTTAAAAAAGAAACAAGAAAATAAAATATCCTTACAAAAGCAGCTAGGATTGTCTCCCCAAAAACATATTCCTCTCCTGGCCATGGTAACTCGATTGGATAGCATGAAGGGAATTGACTTAGTTTTACATATTTTAGAAGAATTATTGCAGCTGGATGTGCAAATGATTGTTTTGGGCACTGGCGATAAGAAATATGAAGATCTTTTAAAGAATTTAGGAAAAAAATATCCGGAAAAATTATCAGTAAATACTTTTTTTAGTGAGGAACTTGCCCATAAAATCTATGCTGGAGCCGATCTATTTTTAATGCCTTCCAAATTTGAACCCTGTGGATTAAGTCAACTCATTGCTCTACGATATGGGACCCTTCCCATTGTAAGGGAAACAGGGGGACTTAAAGATACAGTAAAGCCCTATAATGAATATACCGGAGAGGGAAATGGATTTAGTTTTGCCAACTACAATGCCCATGATATGCTTCATGTCATAAAAAATGCTTTGAATATTTACCAGGACAAAGAAAAATGGGCCAAATTAGTAAAATGTGCTCTAAAATCAGACTATAGCTGGAAAAAGTCTGCTCAAAAATACCAAGAGCTATATCATACCCTAGTAAAAGGGGAAAATTTTGAAAGCCAATGA
- a CDS encoding glycogen/starch/alpha-glucan phosphorylase gives MFNKEEFIKSMEIILRAEKAKTLDEAEEQERWNALSKTIIHMITPRWKETTENYHRSKQAYYFSAEFLMGRALSNNLMNLGIDDKVRKSLRELNIDLNKLERIEEDAGLGNGGLGRLAACFMDSSATLNLPVTGYGIRYRYGIFKQRFEEGFQVEEGDNWMRYGDPWSIRREEESVMVSFHGQQVKAIPYDTPIIGYQTKSINTLRLWQAEATEEFNYPLFNQQQYDEAVRKKNRAEDISKVLYPNDSNTEGKKLRLKQQYFFVSASLQDLVSKYREKFGENFEHFSRDHAIQLNDTHPVVAIPELMRILLDELHMPWKKAWKIVVETFSYTNHTTLAEALEKWDIGLFSQILPRIYEIVVEIHRRFEEELISLGYSQEGVQPMRIICHGQIHMAWLAIVGSHTVNGVAQIHTEILKNRELRHWYKLYPQKFQNKTNGITPRRWLALCNRELASLITELLGDEGWIVDLKRIKKLEKYAQDPRVLKRFLEIKQWKKKQLAEYIEKREGIVLDTQSIFDIQIKRLHEYKRQLLKAFHILDLYFQLKENPEKEIPPITFIFGAKAAPGYYIAKGIIKYMNEIAKLINGDEEIEGKLKVVFVENYNVSYGEYLFPGADLSEQISTAGKEASGTGNMKFMLNGAPTLGTYDGANVEIIQEAGKENNYIFGATVEELEILGHHYNPKEYYKTVPGLKRVMDTLIDGTFDDGGTGMFQEIYKSLLEGAHWQIADQYFILKDFEDYRQVYQRVLEEYQDRILWAKKCWMNICNAGKFSSDRTVQEYAKEIWHIKKQN, from the coding sequence ATGTTTAACAAAGAGGAATTTATAAAAAGCATGGAAATTATACTCAGAGCAGAAAAAGCAAAAACCTTAGATGAAGCCGAGGAGCAGGAAAGGTGGAATGCCCTTTCCAAGACGATTATCCACATGATTACCCCAAGGTGGAAGGAGACTACAGAAAACTACCACAGGTCAAAACAAGCCTACTATTTTTCTGCTGAGTTTCTCATGGGTAGAGCATTGAGCAATAACCTAATGAATTTGGGCATTGATGACAAAGTCAGAAAAAGCCTAAGGGAATTAAATATAGATCTAAATAAACTTGAGAGGATAGAGGAGGATGCTGGTTTAGGAAATGGAGGCCTGGGGAGATTAGCCGCCTGCTTTATGGACTCTAGTGCTACCTTAAATCTTCCAGTTACAGGCTATGGAATACGATATCGCTATGGGATATTCAAGCAAAGATTTGAAGAAGGATTTCAAGTAGAAGAAGGGGATAATTGGATGAGATATGGAGATCCCTGGTCTATTAGACGGGAAGAAGAGAGTGTTATGGTCAGTTTCCATGGACAACAGGTAAAGGCTATCCCCTACGATACTCCTATTATAGGCTATCAAACGAAGAGCATAAATACCCTCCGTCTATGGCAGGCAGAGGCCACAGAAGAATTTAATTATCCCTTATTTAATCAGCAGCAATATGATGAGGCAGTAAGGAAAAAAAACAGGGCAGAGGATATATCCAAAGTATTGTATCCCAATGATTCCAACACAGAGGGAAAAAAGTTGCGACTCAAACAGCAATACTTTTTTGTATCGGCTTCTCTGCAGGATTTAGTCAGTAAATATCGGGAAAAGTTCGGGGAAAACTTTGAACACTTCTCTAGGGATCATGCCATTCAACTGAATGATACCCATCCGGTTGTGGCTATTCCAGAACTCATGCGAATTCTTCTAGATGAGTTGCATATGCCCTGGAAAAAAGCATGGAAAATAGTTGTAGAGACCTTTTCTTATACCAATCATACTACCCTAGCGGAGGCTTTAGAAAAATGGGATATCGGATTATTTAGCCAAATTCTTCCGAGAATATATGAAATTGTAGTGGAAATTCATAGACGTTTTGAAGAAGAACTGATCTCTTTAGGCTATTCCCAGGAAGGGGTACAACCTATGAGAATTATTTGTCATGGGCAAATCCACATGGCCTGGTTAGCTATAGTAGGCAGTCACACCGTCAATGGAGTAGCTCAGATTCATACAGAAATACTTAAAAATCGTGAGTTAAGGCATTGGTATAAATTATATCCCCAGAAGTTTCAAAACAAAACCAATGGGATTACTCCAAGACGTTGGTTGGCCCTATGTAATAGGGAATTGGCCAGCCTAATTACAGAACTTTTGGGAGATGAGGGATGGATTGTTGATCTCAAGAGAATAAAGAAGCTAGAAAAATATGCTCAAGATCCAAGGGTGCTCAAGAGATTTTTGGAGATTAAACAATGGAAGAAAAAGCAGTTGGCAGAGTATATTGAAAAAAGAGAGGGAATAGTCCTAGACACCCAATCTATTTTTGATATCCAGATAAAAAGATTGCATGAATATAAAAGACAATTATTAAAGGCTTTTCATATTTTAGATTTGTATTTTCAACTTAAAGAAAACCCTGAAAAGGAGATTCCCCCTATCACCTTTATCTTTGGAGCCAAAGCCGCTCCAGGCTATTATATTGCCAAGGGAATTATTAAATACATGAATGAAATAGCGAAACTCATTAATGGAGATGAAGAGATTGAAGGCAAGTTAAAGGTAGTATTTGTGGAAAATTATAATGTTTCCTATGGGGAATACCTATTTCCTGGGGCAGACCTGTCAGAGCAAATTTCTACGGCAGGAAAGGAGGCTTCAGGAACAGGAAATATGAAGTTTATGCTCAATGGAGCTCCTACCCTAGGCACCTATGATGGGGCCAATGTAGAAATCATCCAAGAAGCGGGAAAAGAAAACAACTATATTTTTGGAGCCACAGTAGAGGAGTTAGAGATCTTAGGGCACCACTATAACCCAAAAGAATATTATAAGACTGTACCAGGATTAAAAAGAGTGATGGACACCCTTATTGATGGCACCTTTGATGACGGAGGAACGGGAATGTTCCAAGAAATATATAAATCTTTGTTGGAGGGAGCCCATTGGCAAATAGCAGATCAGTATTTTATCTTAAAGGATTTTGAAGACTATCGGCAGGTTTATCAAAGAGTCTTGGAAGAGTATCAAGATAGGATATTGTGGGCAAAAAAATGCTGGATGAATATTTGTAATGCAGGAAAATTTAGTAGCGATCGTACTGTCCAAGAATATGCTAAAGAAATATGGCATATAAAAAAACAAAATTAA
- a CDS encoding glucose-1-phosphate adenylyltransferase, producing MRKQKKEIVAMLLAGGQGTRLSPLTTQLAKPAVPFGGKYRIIDFTLSNCTNSDIDTIGILTQYQPLELNAHIGNGSHWDLDRKNGGLHILSPYVGAKGGRWFKGTANAIYENMHFIDSYDAEYVLILSGDHIYKMDYSLMLKEHKEKKAHATIAVIEVPWQEAQRFGTMHVDEDNKIYDFQEKSPDSKSNLASMGIYIFNWKKLKKVLSEDERDKNSNHDFGKDIIPKMIAQDLNLYAYTFRGYWRDVGTVESLWQTNMDLLRDDNELNLYDSNWKIYSVNPNTQPHYIGKEGKVKGSLLNEGCIIEGEVVNSVLFPGVYVGHHARVEDSVILPNAIIEDHALVKKAIVMEDRVVKAGLQIGKNNKEKIAVV from the coding sequence ATGAGAAAACAAAAAAAAGAAATTGTAGCGATGCTATTAGCAGGGGGACAGGGAACTAGGTTAAGCCCTTTAACCACCCAACTAGCTAAACCAGCAGTACCCTTTGGGGGCAAATATAGAATCATTGATTTTACTTTAAGTAATTGTACCAATTCTGATATTGATACCATTGGCATACTCACTCAGTACCAACCCTTAGAGCTTAATGCCCACATAGGGAATGGAAGTCATTGGGATTTAGACAGAAAAAATGGAGGATTACATATTTTATCTCCCTATGTAGGGGCAAAGGGAGGACGATGGTTTAAAGGTACAGCCAATGCCATTTACGAAAACATGCACTTTATAGATTCCTATGATGCGGAGTATGTTTTGATTCTGTCAGGGGATCACATCTATAAAATGGATTATTCCCTGATGTTAAAAGAACATAAAGAAAAAAAGGCTCATGCTACCATTGCTGTTATTGAGGTACCCTGGCAAGAAGCTCAACGTTTTGGCACCATGCATGTAGATGAGGACAACAAAATCTATGATTTTCAGGAAAAATCACCTGATTCTAAGAGTAATTTAGCATCTATGGGAATATACATTTTTAATTGGAAGAAGTTAAAAAAGGTGCTTTCAGAAGATGAAAGAGACAAAAATTCCAACCATGACTTTGGAAAGGATATTATCCCAAAAATGATTGCTCAAGACTTGAATTTATATGCCTATACCTTCAGAGGATATTGGCGGGATGTGGGTACAGTGGAAAGTTTATGGCAAACCAATATGGATCTACTAAGGGATGATAATGAACTGAATTTATATGATAGCAATTGGAAGATTTATTCTGTAAACCCCAATACCCAACCCCACTATATTGGGAAAGAAGGAAAGGTAAAGGGCTCTCTGCTTAATGAAGGTTGCATCATAGAAGGGGAGGTAGTCAATTCGGTATTATTTCCTGGAGTTTATGTAGGTCATCATGCTAGGGTAGAGGATTCAGTAATTTTACCCAATGCAATCATAGAAGATCACGCTCTTGTGAAAAAGGCTATTGTCATGGAGGACAGAGTAGTAAAGGCAGGGCTTCAAATAGGTAAGAACAATAAAGAAAAGATAGCAGTGGTTTAG
- the glgD gene encoding glucose-1-phosphate adenylyltransferase subunit GlgD, whose translation MKEIMGVINLSEKEDLLRELTYHRPIASIPFGGRYRIIDFVLSNMVNAGINNIAIFSQGKSRSLMDHLGSGKDWDLHQTTNGIFVLNPVIDLKDLRVHRGDIENFKNHLDYIKYSKQKYILLTKSYMICNIDYSKVLDYHKRNQADVTIIYKKIKDQQGQFSNCDSLNIGPGNKVLSIGKNIEDGQTNNVSMEMYLMSKELLIDIIQGGIRTGEVEYLKQAVIKSIKTLKNLKVQAYQFDGYLSCINSTQRYYQASQDLLNVDISRELFHQNGSILTKVKNEASTKYTSNAQVTNSLVANGCIIEGKVENSIISRGVHIQKGAIVKNSILMSKVIVEENTFLNHTILDKYVHITKDNVLSGSPKNPLGIKKGLRL comes from the coding sequence ATGAAAGAGATCATGGGTGTGATCAATCTTAGCGAAAAAGAGGATCTTTTAAGAGAATTGACTTATCATAGGCCCATAGCCAGCATACCCTTTGGAGGACGGTATAGAATTATTGATTTTGTACTTTCCAATATGGTCAATGCAGGAATTAATAATATAGCAATCTTTTCCCAAGGGAAAAGTCGCTCTCTTATGGATCACTTAGGTTCAGGAAAGGACTGGGATTTGCACCAGACCACCAATGGGATTTTTGTTCTTAATCCTGTGATAGATTTAAAGGATCTACGTGTCCATAGAGGGGATATTGAAAATTTCAAAAATCATCTAGACTATATAAAATATAGCAAACAAAAATATATCTTGCTTACGAAAAGCTATATGATTTGCAATATAGACTATTCTAAAGTATTGGATTATCATAAAAGAAATCAGGCAGATGTTACCATAATCTACAAAAAAATCAAGGATCAACAGGGTCAATTTAGTAACTGTGATAGCCTAAACATAGGTCCTGGAAATAAGGTTCTCAGTATTGGAAAAAATATTGAAGACGGACAAACCAATAATGTTTCTATGGAAATGTATCTCATGTCCAAGGAATTGCTTATAGATATTATTCAAGGCGGGATCAGAACAGGAGAGGTGGAGTATTTAAAGCAGGCCGTTATAAAAAGTATAAAAACCCTTAAAAATCTTAAAGTTCAAGCCTATCAATTTGACGGATATTTATCCTGTATAAACTCTACCCAAAGATATTATCAAGCTAGTCAAGATTTATTGAATGTTGACATTTCTAGAGAACTCTTTCACCAAAATGGGAGCATTCTAACCAAGGTTAAAAATGAAGCCTCTACCAAGTATACTTCCAATGCCCAAGTGACAAACTCTTTGGTGGCCAATGGCTGTATTATAGAGGGTAAGGTAGAAAACAGCATTATCAGCAGGGGAGTTCATATACAAAAAGGAGCCATTGTAAAAAATAGCATTTTAATGAGTAAAGTTATTGTGGAAGAAAATACCTTTCTTAACCATACTATTTTGGATAAATATGTTCATATTACCAAGGACAATGTTTTAAGTGGAAGCCCTAAAAATCCCCTTGGGATTAAAAAGGGATTAAGGTTATAA
- the pulA gene encoding type I pullulanase — MEHPLDSFFYPGNDLGATYRKSHTLFKVWAPTQRNISLILYQEHDRERGTIYPMKRGEKGIWELKLKGEYKNKYYNYIIDSGDKSIEVTDPYAKGATINGEKGMIVDFKSLNPMDWKHHPRPQMASPTQAIIYEMHIRDFSMDKSSGMKNRGKFISFTETNTTNTKGDDTGVDYLKELGITHIHLLPIFDFGSVKEEKHHEYNWGYDPVLYNVPEGSYSTDPYHGEIRIRELKDTIYCLHQQDIGVIMDVVYNHTYIAENHPLELLVPGYYHRTDKKGNFTNGSGCGNELASERQMVRKYILDSLCFWAREYQIDGFRFDLMALHDQDTMNIIERELKKINPNIILYGEPWIGGPSSLPPPLQFTKGSQRGKNIALFNDEFREAIKGDNDGRGLGFVTGAKGLEEEIKRGIVGSIYYNEHIQGFAQEPIESVNYVSAHDNLTLYDKIEKSCPYATAEEKIKMNKLALSIILTSQGIAFIHGGAEILRSKKGYPNSYNMGDDINQVNWDDRYRYKDNVDYIKGLIALRKTQRVMTLSRAEEVKKHLKFIKSPPNVVAYRLTSPYQGDYAKILIIHNANREKVEIYLPDEEKWKVIANAQEVNIYGVTKEEKYFRGKIKLEPLSTHILVRD; from the coding sequence GTGGAACATCCTTTAGATAGTTTTTTTTATCCAGGTAATGACCTAGGAGCCACCTACAGAAAATCCCATACCCTATTTAAGGTATGGGCACCTACTCAAAGAAATATATCTCTTATTCTATATCAAGAACATGATCGTGAGCGGGGAACTATCTACCCTATGAAGCGAGGAGAAAAAGGAATTTGGGAATTAAAACTAAAGGGAGAATATAAAAATAAATATTATAATTATATTATAGACTCGGGGGATAAAAGTATTGAAGTGACCGATCCCTATGCCAAGGGAGCAACCATTAATGGAGAAAAAGGAATGATCGTGGATTTTAAATCATTAAACCCTATGGATTGGAAACATCACCCAAGACCTCAGATGGCAAGTCCTACCCAAGCGATTATCTATGAAATGCATATTAGAGACTTTTCCATGGACAAAAGTTCAGGGATGAAAAATAGGGGGAAATTTATCTCCTTTACAGAGACCAATACCACCAATACAAAGGGAGATGATACAGGTGTAGATTACTTAAAAGAACTAGGAATTACCCATATTCATCTCTTGCCTATTTTTGACTTTGGAAGTGTGAAGGAAGAAAAACACCATGAATACAACTGGGGCTATGACCCAGTGCTCTACAATGTTCCTGAAGGATCCTATAGCACTGACCCCTACCATGGGGAGATCAGAATTAGGGAATTAAAGGACACCATTTACTGCCTGCACCAGCAGGACATAGGGGTAATCATGGATGTAGTATACAACCATACCTATATTGCGGAAAACCATCCCTTGGAACTTTTAGTGCCAGGATATTATCATAGGACGGATAAAAAGGGCAATTTTACCAATGGATCAGGTTGTGGCAATGAATTAGCTTCAGAAAGACAGATGGTGAGAAAATATATCTTAGACTCTCTATGCTTTTGGGCTAGGGAATATCAGATAGATGGCTTTCGCTTTGATTTAATGGCCCTACATGATCAAGACACCATGAACATTATTGAAAGAGAATTAAAAAAGATAAACCCTAATATCATTCTTTATGGAGAACCATGGATAGGGGGGCCTTCTAGCCTTCCACCCCCACTCCAATTTACTAAGGGCAGCCAAAGAGGGAAAAACATTGCCCTGTTTAACGATGAATTTAGAGAGGCCATTAAGGGGGATAATGATGGAAGAGGACTAGGCTTTGTCACGGGTGCTAAAGGCCTAGAAGAGGAGATAAAAAGAGGGATTGTAGGGAGCATATACTACAATGAACATATCCAGGGATTTGCCCAGGAGCCCATAGAAAGTGTAAACTATGTCTCAGCCCATGACAATCTTACCCTCTACGATAAGATTGAAAAATCTTGTCCCTATGCTACCGCGGAAGAAAAAATAAAAATGAACAAATTAGCTCTATCCATCATACTGACTTCCCAGGGTATAGCTTTTATCCATGGGGGGGCAGAGATTTTAAGATCAAAAAAAGGATATCCTAATAGCTATAATATGGGAGATGATATTAATCAGGTCAATTGGGACGACAGATATCGATATAAGGACAACGTAGACTATATTAAGGGACTCATTGCCCTGAGAAAAACCCAAAGGGTCATGACCCTATCCCGGGCCGAAGAGGTGAAAAAACACCTAAAGTTTATAAAATCACCACCCAATGTGGTGGCCTATAGATTAACCTCTCCCTATCAAGGGGACTATGCAAAAATATTGATTATCCACAATGCCAATAGAGAGAAAGTTGAGATATATCTTCCAGATGAAGAAAAATGGAAGGTAATCGCCAACGCCCAGGAAGTAAATATTTATGGAGTAACGAAAGAGGAAAAGTATTTTAGGGGGAAAATTAAGCTAGAGCCCCTATCTACGCATATATTGGTAAGGGATTAA